A single genomic interval of Anaerolineales bacterium harbors:
- a CDS encoding cation diffusion facilitator family transporter: MKPSSNPRRFAWLAIAAAVLTISLKGAAAILTGSVSLLSDALESTINLTTAVMTLIVLFIVARPEDDDHTYGHGKAEYLSSGAEGGLILAASAGIIFVSVRRLINPLPVSHLDVGLVVIGVATLINLIVATLLIRVGRRERSVALEADGRHLMTDVWTSVGVIIGVLMVYLTGIVRLDPIIAILFGANIAVTGIRLMVRSTQGLMDSAVPKEEVQAITATLDRHAEAGLQYHALRTRQSGSRSFASFHIQVPGEWTVQRGHDLLEQIDLELHRTLPYLTVFSHIEPMEDPRSFQDIHLDRPDIDQLMQQQDLPPSP, translated from the coding sequence CAGCCTGAAGGGCGCGGCGGCGATCCTCACCGGATCGGTCAGTCTGCTGTCGGACGCGCTCGAGTCGACGATCAACCTGACGACCGCTGTGATGACGCTGATTGTGCTGTTCATCGTCGCTCGGCCGGAGGACGACGACCACACCTACGGACACGGCAAGGCGGAGTACCTCTCCAGCGGCGCCGAGGGCGGTCTGATCCTGGCTGCATCCGCCGGGATCATTTTCGTCTCGGTGCGGCGGCTGATCAACCCGCTGCCCGTGTCGCACCTGGACGTTGGCCTGGTGGTCATCGGGGTGGCAACGCTGATCAACCTCATCGTCGCGACCCTGCTGATCCGAGTCGGTCGGCGAGAACGCTCGGTCGCCCTCGAGGCCGACGGCCGCCATCTGATGACCGATGTCTGGACATCGGTGGGCGTGATCATCGGCGTTTTGATGGTCTACCTCACAGGCATCGTGCGCCTCGACCCGATCATTGCCATCCTCTTCGGCGCCAACATCGCGGTGACCGGGATCCGCCTGATGGTTCGCTCGACACAGGGACTGATGGACTCGGCTGTTCCCAAGGAAGAAGTCCAGGCGATCACTGCTACGCTTGACCGACATGCCGAGGCTGGCCTTCAGTATCACGCGCTGCGCACACGACAGTCAGGCTCCCGCAGCTTCGCCTCCTTTCACATTCAGGTGCCGGGTGAGTGGACCGTGCAACGCGGGCATGACCTGCTGGAACAGATCGACCTTGAGCTTCACAGGACGCTTCCGTACTTGACGGTTTTCTCACACATCGAGCCCATGGAGGATCCCCGCTCGTTTCAGGACATCCACCTCGACCGTCCCGACATCGATCAGTTGATGCAGCAGCAGGACCTCCCGCCCTCGCCTTAG